The following are encoded in a window of Candidatus Omnitrophota bacterium genomic DNA:
- the gyrB gene encoding DNA topoisomerase (ATP-hydrolyzing) subunit B, with translation MKKEIKEEKKKVDEKEAKKNNYNATNIQVLEGVSAVRMRPAMYIGDTTARGLHHLVYEVVDNSVDEAMGGYCDKIEVVINENNTISVSDNGRGIPVDIHKTEKKPAVEVVLTTLHAGGKFDHRVYKVSGGLHGVGVSVVNALSTWLEVEIKKEGKIYHQRYEQGKTASKLTVIGKTKETGTKVTFKPDKTIFQETQIFSYDTLAKRMRELAFLNKGIWIKLVDKREKKEKENIFQFKGGIISFVEHLSTKKESLHKKVIYFHREQEKIEIEVALQYSESYAENVFTYANNINTIEGGTHLSGFRSALTRALNGYAKSKNLLKNDITISGDDTREGLTAVISVKIPNPQFEGQTKTKLGNSEVDGLVASATLEELNTFFEENPSVANKIIDKAIVASRARAAARKARELTRRKGALESGGLPGKLADCSQKDPSLCELYLVEGDSAGGSAKQGRDRTFQAILPLKGKILNVEKARLDKILSNEEIRTMITALGTGVGEEFSLEKLRYHKLIIMCDADVDGSHIRTLLLTFLYRQMKSLIEAGHVYVAQPPLYKMKRGKREEYIETEEEMNELILELGSEDLVFSKIKEKNPIKGAALKEILENLVEIEKISGRLGRKGVNFQKYVEKMNPKTKKMPVYVMNVEHKDEFFYDDKELAKATKDQEDAKYIEIFESEEIENIEKVLLKHNLSVTEFLKVETSAFMFSEDKKKGTKKTTKVEELKPNFVVESGKEKEYFISLQEVLEFVRTQANKGIYVQRYKGLGEMNPQQLWETTMDPERRTMLQVVLEDAVEADATFSTLMGDAVQPRREFIEANAHEVKNLDV, from the coding sequence ATGAAAAAAGAAATAAAAGAAGAGAAGAAAAAAGTAGACGAAAAAGAAGCGAAAAAAAATAATTATAATGCAACAAACATCCAAGTTTTAGAAGGAGTTAGTGCTGTCCGGATGCGCCCAGCTATGTATATTGGAGATACAACAGCACGAGGGCTTCATCATTTAGTATATGAAGTTGTTGATAATTCAGTTGATGAGGCTATGGGAGGGTATTGCGATAAAATTGAAGTTGTGATTAATGAAAATAATACAATTAGTGTTTCTGATAATGGGCGAGGAATTCCGGTAGATATTCACAAAACAGAAAAAAAACCAGCCGTTGAAGTTGTTTTAACAACTTTGCATGCAGGCGGAAAATTTGATCATCGGGTGTATAAAGTTTCCGGGGGTTTGCATGGTGTTGGGGTCAGCGTTGTTAATGCTCTTTCAACGTGGCTTGAGGTAGAAATTAAGAAAGAAGGGAAAATTTATCATCAACGATATGAACAAGGAAAAACAGCATCAAAATTAACCGTTATTGGAAAAACAAAAGAAACAGGAACAAAAGTTACATTTAAGCCTGATAAAACAATTTTTCAAGAAACACAAATATTCTCGTATGACACTTTAGCAAAACGCATGAGAGAACTTGCTTTTTTAAATAAAGGTATTTGGATTAAGCTTGTTGATAAAAGAGAGAAAAAAGAAAAAGAAAATATTTTTCAGTTTAAAGGAGGAATCATTTCTTTTGTTGAGCATCTTTCAACTAAAAAAGAATCTCTTCATAAAAAAGTTATTTATTTTCACAGAGAACAAGAAAAAATTGAAATAGAAGTTGCTCTTCAATATAGTGAAAGTTATGCCGAAAATGTATTTACTTACGCAAATAATATTAATACGATTGAGGGCGGAACACATTTAAGCGGTTTTCGCTCAGCTCTTACGAGAGCGCTTAACGGTTACGCTAAAAGTAAAAATCTTTTAAAAAATGATATTACAATTAGTGGAGACGACACAAGGGAAGGGTTGACGGCTGTTATAAGCGTTAAAATTCCAAACCCTCAATTTGAAGGACAAACAAAAACAAAGCTTGGAAATTCAGAGGTCGATGGACTTGTTGCATCAGCTACTTTGGAAGAGCTGAACACTTTTTTTGAAGAAAACCCGTCTGTTGCAAATAAAATTATTGATAAAGCGATTGTTGCTTCGCGGGCTCGAGCGGCAGCTCGTAAAGCGCGTGAACTAACCCGACGAAAAGGGGCCTTAGAGAGTGGAGGACTTCCGGGAAAATTAGCTGATTGTTCACAGAAGGATCCTTCTTTATGTGAGCTTTATTTGGTTGAGGGTGATTCTGCAGGAGGTTCTGCAAAACAAGGAAGAGACAGAACTTTTCAAGCAATTTTGCCTTTGAAAGGAAAAATTCTAAACGTAGAAAAAGCCCGTTTGGACAAAATTCTAAGTAACGAAGAAATCCGAACCATGATTACAGCACTTGGAACAGGGGTTGGCGAGGAGTTTAGTTTAGAGAAATTGCGTTATCATAAATTGATTATTATGTGCGATGCTGACGTTGATGGATCGCATATTCGTACATTGCTTTTAACTTTTTTATATCGTCAAATGAAATCGCTCATAGAAGCTGGTCATGTTTATGTTGCTCAGCCTCCTTTATATAAAATGAAAAGAGGAAAAAGAGAAGAATATATTGAAACAGAAGAAGAAATGAATGAGCTTATTTTAGAGCTTGGATCAGAAGATCTTGTGTTTTCAAAAATTAAAGAAAAAAACCCAATTAAAGGTGCTGCTCTAAAAGAGATTTTAGAAAATTTAGTAGAAATTGAAAAAATATCTGGAAGATTGGGACGAAAGGGAGTAAATTTCCAAAAATATGTTGAAAAAATGAACCCAAAGACCAAAAAAATGCCAGTTTATGTTATGAATGTGGAGCATAAAGATGAATTTTTCTACGATGATAAAGAACTTGCTAAAGCAACAAAAGATCAAGAAGACGCTAAATATATTGAAATTTTTGAGTCTGAAGAAATCGAGAATATAGAAAAAGTTCTTTTAAAACATAATCTTAGTGTTACAGAATTTTTAAAAGTAGAAACAAGTGCATTTATGTTTTCTGAAGATAAGAAAAAAGGAACTAAAAAAACAACAAAAGTTGAGGAACTTAAGCCTAATTTTGTGGTTGAAAGCGGTAAAGAAAAAGAATATTTTATTAGTCTTCAGGAAGTTTTAGAGTTTGTAAGGACTCAGGCGAATAAAGGCATTTATGTTCAACGTTATAAAGGTCTTGGGGAGATGAATCCTCAACAATTGTGGGAAACGACAATGGATCCTGAAAGGCGCACCATGCTTCAGGTGGTTCTTGAGGATGCAGTTGAAGCAGATGCAACGTTTTCGACTTTAATGGGAGATGCGGTGCAGCCTCGTAGAGAGTTTATTGAAGCCAATGCTCATGAAGTTAAGAATTTGGATGTTTAA
- the gyrA gene encoding DNA gyrase subunit A, which yields MKDFTTKEKILPVNIEEEMKTSYLSYAMSVIVSRALPDVRDGLKPVHRRVLYAMKELGLEHSKSYKKSARIVGEVLGKYHPHGDTAVYDTIVRLAQDFSMRYPLVDGQGNFGSVDGDSAAAMRYTEIRMESISEEILKDLEKKTVDFSPNFDNTLQEPQVLPSAIPNLLVNGSSGIAVGMATNMAPHNLEEISDGIIALLDKPETTIKELMKYVKGPDFPTAGIICGRQGIVDAYTTGRGKITLRAKAVIERQKGSKDRIVVTELPYQVNKANLVENIAHLVQDKKVDGITDLRDESDKDGIRVVVDLRRDVQPEIILNYLYKHTQMETTFGIINLALTNNQPRVLNLKQLMNYFLEHRRVIIRRRTQFDLDKALRRAHILEGLKIALKFINQIIKTIKESKTAQEAKKALMKNFDLSEIQAQAILEMQLQRLTALEQDRLESEYKELLKNIEMFRSILGSEKKIDGIIKEEILYIKKKYADERRTEIAGKAEEIEVEDLIAEEDMAITISHTGYIKRLSVDAYRKQKRGGKGVSAMTTKEEDFVEHLFVASSKDYLLIFSDKGIVRWLKVYEIPVASRNSKGKAIVNLLSVGADERISSIVAVKEFSDEKFVIATTAQGNIKKTKLSAYSNPRKGGIVGITLEKGDVLIGTDISDSSCEVLLATREGKAVRFHEKQIRDMGRSAKGVRGIRLGKKDAVVSMEVMSPGIEKTGSTFLSVTSKGFAKRTDFCDYRQQSRGGKGIINISVTEKNGHVVRSLSATPEDEIMAMTKKGMVVRCSVKDIRQTGRNTQGVRLINLDKDDVVSSVASVVAKEEE from the coding sequence ATGAAAGATTTTACGACGAAAGAAAAAATACTCCCAGTTAACATTGAAGAAGAAATGAAGACGTCTTATCTTTCTTATGCGATGAGCGTTATTGTTAGCCGTGCATTGCCAGATGTTCGAGATGGGCTTAAACCAGTTCATCGACGAGTATTGTATGCAATGAAAGAATTAGGCCTTGAACACAGCAAGAGTTATAAAAAAAGTGCGCGTATCGTTGGTGAGGTTTTAGGTAAATATCATCCTCATGGAGACACAGCTGTTTATGATACGATTGTGCGTTTGGCTCAAGATTTTTCTATGCGCTATCCATTGGTAGATGGTCAAGGAAATTTCGGGTCTGTAGATGGAGATTCTGCGGCAGCTATGCGCTATACTGAAATACGCATGGAATCAATTTCCGAAGAAATCTTAAAAGATTTAGAGAAAAAAACAGTTGATTTTAGTCCAAATTTTGACAACACTCTCCAGGAGCCGCAAGTATTGCCATCGGCAATCCCTAATCTTTTAGTTAATGGATCAAGCGGCATTGCTGTTGGGATGGCAACAAATATGGCGCCTCATAACCTAGAAGAAATTTCTGACGGAATTATTGCTCTTTTGGACAAACCAGAAACAACGATTAAAGAATTAATGAAGTATGTTAAAGGACCAGATTTTCCAACGGCAGGCATTATTTGCGGACGCCAAGGTATTGTAGATGCATATACAACTGGACGAGGAAAAATTACTTTAAGAGCGAAAGCTGTGATTGAGAGGCAAAAAGGAAGCAAGGATAGGATTGTTGTTACAGAGCTTCCCTATCAAGTTAACAAAGCTAATCTAGTTGAAAACATAGCGCATCTTGTGCAGGATAAAAAAGTAGATGGCATTACAGATCTTCGAGACGAATCTGATAAAGACGGTATTCGGGTTGTTGTTGATCTTCGTCGAGATGTGCAGCCAGAAATTATTCTAAATTATCTTTATAAACACACTCAGATGGAGACAACTTTTGGAATTATTAATTTAGCACTAACGAATAATCAGCCTAGAGTTTTAAATCTTAAGCAGTTAATGAATTATTTTCTAGAACATCGTCGTGTTATTATTAGAAGACGAACCCAATTTGATCTTGATAAAGCGCTGCGCCGAGCACACATTCTTGAAGGATTAAAAATTGCTTTAAAATTTATCAATCAAATTATTAAAACAATCAAAGAGTCTAAGACAGCGCAAGAAGCCAAAAAAGCATTGATGAAGAATTTTGATCTTTCAGAGATTCAAGCGCAAGCTATTCTTGAAATGCAGTTGCAGAGATTAACGGCTCTTGAACAAGATAGATTGGAATCAGAATATAAAGAACTTTTAAAAAATATTGAGATGTTTCGGTCTATTTTAGGGTCAGAAAAGAAAATAGATGGAATTATTAAAGAAGAAATTCTTTATATAAAAAAGAAATATGCCGATGAGAGGCGAACGGAAATTGCTGGGAAAGCCGAAGAAATTGAGGTTGAAGATTTGATTGCGGAAGAAGATATGGCCATCACAATTAGTCATACAGGATATATTAAAAGACTTAGCGTTGATGCTTATCGTAAACAAAAACGTGGAGGAAAAGGTGTTTCAGCGATGACAACAAAAGAAGAGGATTTTGTTGAGCATTTGTTTGTTGCTTCATCGAAAGATTATCTTTTGATTTTTTCTGATAAGGGAATTGTTCGTTGGCTTAAAGTTTACGAAATTCCGGTTGCATCACGTAATTCTAAAGGAAAGGCGATTGTTAACCTTCTTTCTGTTGGAGCTGATGAGCGCATTAGTTCGATTGTGGCGGTCAAAGAGTTTAGTGACGAAAAGTTTGTTATTGCGACAACAGCGCAAGGAAACATTAAAAAAACAAAACTCTCTGCTTACAGCAATCCTCGAAAAGGAGGCATTGTTGGAATTACCTTAGAAAAAGGAGATGTTTTGATTGGAACCGATATTAGTGACAGCAGCTGTGAGGTTCTTTTAGCTACCAGGGAAGGAAAAGCTGTTCGGTTTCATGAAAAACAAATTCGGGATATGGGGCGAAGTGCCAAGGGTGTTCGCGGCATTCGATTAGGGAAAAAAGATGCTGTTGTGAGTATGGAGGTTATGTCTCCTGGTATCGAAAAAACAGGAAGCACATTTTTAAGCGTAACTTCTAAGGGGTTTGCGAAACGGACAGATTTTTGTGATTATCGCCAGCAATCGAGAGGCGGGAAAGGAATTATCAATATTAGTGTCACGGAAAAGAATGGACATGTTGTTCGAAGTCTTTCTGCAACGCCAGAAGATGAGATTATGGCTATGACTAAAAAAGGGATGGTTGTTAGATGCTCTGTTAAGGATATTCGGCAAACAGGGCGTAATACGCAAGGAGTCAGGCTGATCAATTTGGACAAAGATGACGTTGTTAGTTCTGTTGCAAGTGTTGTAGCTAAAGAAGAGGAGTAA
- a CDS encoding DUF2079 domain-containing protein: MDNLKEEIKKSAIDKIAFVSLGIYLFLFSVVAVLRYHFFSFVDFDFAIYAQVMWNMLHETLHSSLLGVSFLENHISLILFFIFPFYFVLKTPACLLVFQVFAIFVGGHLFYRFASQIIGRAWAVALLALYLTYPPLIYANLYEFHPVVLTIPFLMLALISYQKKEFAIFLLSCFFAMLCKENIPLAVSMFGILAFFDKRSVRWILIPFFLGFFVFFFFTVIIKSYLDSNSLNYFLIYQQIGGTPEGIFRNILSSPYKIIGMLFSLDNFFLVFQMFLSVAFFPLFSLKMLVPAFPLFLQHFLSNRLLEKTIFFHYSAKFVPFLFISSAYGLKQLISKSSVKKRKIVGILIVIICFFNIYFVVNTNSGRRNIDVWKEVFCVFQREHQRKIYQEKIDLIPAEASVASTFRFLPKLSQRKNVYSFHYFLQGTYIMSLKEYPWPKSVDYALVDFDDEFAFSFKSKDADKNLNKFFMTTYNWEVVDFEESTVLFKASKNSNFSSLFEILGEKESPNLNIKGKIKDDIELLGFDFDIQEKECCTEVLFFFYWKCLRPTRNDYNASVAIVDAQGKVSHQQRKYTCYRLYPTYQWKKGEVVKEKYRYCLPRSFFKEKNFLKMIIMDDTNKEFIKIESEYKKRFDSDGNLILFNGKKMK, encoded by the coding sequence GTGGATAATTTGAAAGAGGAAATAAAAAAAAGTGCTATTGACAAGATAGCTTTTGTTTCGCTAGGGATTTATCTTTTTTTGTTTTCTGTGGTTGCAGTTTTGAGATATCACTTCTTTTCTTTTGTTGATTTTGATTTTGCAATATATGCACAAGTTATGTGGAATATGCTGCATGAAACCCTACATAGTTCGCTTTTGGGCGTCTCTTTTTTAGAAAACCATATAAGTCTTATTCTTTTTTTTATTTTTCCTTTTTATTTTGTGCTTAAAACACCTGCTTGCCTTCTTGTTTTTCAAGTGTTTGCTATTTTTGTTGGCGGGCATCTTTTTTATCGTTTTGCTTCTCAAATTATTGGGCGAGCATGGGCGGTTGCCTTACTCGCGCTATATTTAACATATCCGCCGTTAATATATGCAAATCTTTATGAATTTCATCCTGTTGTTCTAACTATTCCTTTTTTAATGTTGGCATTGATTTCTTATCAAAAAAAGGAATTTGCTATTTTCTTGCTTTCTTGTTTTTTTGCGATGCTATGCAAAGAGAACATTCCTTTGGCTGTTTCAATGTTTGGGATATTGGCGTTTTTTGATAAAAGATCTGTCAGGTGGATCTTAATACCGTTTTTTTTAGGTTTTTTTGTTTTCTTTTTCTTTACTGTTATTATTAAATCTTATCTGGACAGTAACTCATTAAATTATTTTTTGATTTATCAGCAAATCGGAGGGACCCCTGAGGGTATTTTTAGAAATATTCTTTCTTCTCCATATAAAATTATAGGAATGCTGTTTTCGTTAGATAATTTCTTTCTTGTTTTTCAGATGTTTTTGTCGGTAGCGTTCTTTCCTCTGTTTTCTTTAAAAATGCTTGTTCCAGCCTTTCCTTTATTTTTGCAGCATTTTTTGTCCAACAGACTTTTGGAAAAAACAATTTTTTTCCATTATTCTGCGAAATTTGTTCCGTTTTTATTTATTTCGTCAGCTTACGGACTCAAACAATTGATTTCAAAATCTTCTGTAAAGAAGAGAAAAATAGTTGGAATTTTAATAGTAATTATTTGTTTTTTTAATATTTATTTTGTAGTAAACACAAATTCCGGGAGAAGAAATATTGATGTATGGAAAGAAGTGTTTTGTGTTTTTCAGCGGGAGCATCAAAGGAAAATTTATCAAGAAAAAATTGACCTCATTCCGGCAGAAGCTTCTGTGGCTTCAACATTTCGTTTTCTTCCAAAGCTTTCTCAGAGAAAGAACGTTTATTCGTTTCATTATTTTCTCCAAGGAACGTATATCATGTCTTTAAAAGAATATCCTTGGCCAAAAAGCGTGGACTATGCGCTTGTTGATTTTGATGATGAGTTTGCTTTTTCCTTTAAAAGCAAGGATGCAGACAAAAATTTAAACAAGTTTTTTATGACTACCTACAATTGGGAAGTTGTTGATTTTGAAGAATCGACAGTTTTATTTAAAGCTTCTAAGAACAGTAATTTTTCTTCTTTGTTTGAAATTTTGGGTGAAAAAGAAAGCCCAAATTTAAATATTAAAGGCAAGATAAAAGATGATATAGAGCTTTTAGGATTTGATTTTGACATCCAAGAGAAAGAGTGTTGCACAGAGGTTCTTTTTTTCTTTTATTGGAAGTGCTTAAGACCAACCAGAAATGATTATAATGCAAGCGTTGCTATTGTTGATGCTCAGGGAAAAGTGAGTCACCAGCAAAGAAAATATACATGTTATCGTCTTTATCCGACATATCAATGGAAAAAAGGGGAAGTTGTCAAAGAAAAGTATCGCTATTGTTTGCCTCGATCTTTTTTTAAAGAAAAGAATTTTTTAAAAATGATAATTATGGACGACACAAATAAAGAGTTTATTAAAATAGAGTCAGAGTATAAAAAAAGATTTGATTCTGACGGGAATTTAATATTGTTTAATGGAAAAAAAATGAAATGA
- a CDS encoding class I SAM-dependent methyltransferase: MKNNQECPLCGLQKNRIVYKELSKGLKEGVDQGYRISEGKLQKPEEVYQCDVCNFIFAGKDRSSTFYLKQYEDMIDEDYLKEEQGRREAARIIIKKIEKHKKRGKLLDIGCANGFFLDEARKRGWEVFGVEVSQWALDYAKEKLNLNVFKGPLKNASLKEGSFDVVVMMDVIEHLQEPRKQLEQIKKILKKDGILYISTPDISSFASRILRAKWWGINRAHLVYFSKETFQKMLTLCGFKISRYYSHVRIFSFSYWAKRISQYDMPGILKIFNFISKKSSFGKIKIKINLHDQIEAVAFKK; the protein is encoded by the coding sequence ATGAAAAATAATCAAGAATGTCCCCTTTGCGGCCTTCAAAAAAACAGAATTGTTTATAAAGAATTATCGAAGGGGTTAAAGGAAGGAGTCGATCAGGGTTATCGGATTTCTGAGGGAAAGCTTCAAAAACCAGAAGAAGTCTATCAGTGTGATGTTTGCAATTTTATTTTTGCTGGTAAAGACAGATCGAGCACATTTTATTTGAAGCAATACGAAGACATGATTGATGAAGATTATTTAAAAGAAGAGCAAGGGCGGCGTGAGGCAGCGCGAATAATTATTAAAAAGATTGAAAAACATAAAAAACGCGGAAAACTTTTAGATATAGGGTGTGCAAATGGATTTTTTCTTGATGAAGCAAGAAAGAGAGGCTGGGAAGTTTTTGGTGTTGAGGTGTCTCAATGGGCGCTTGATTATGCTAAAGAAAAATTAAATCTTAATGTTTTTAAAGGGCCATTAAAAAACGCTAGCTTAAAAGAAGGATCTTTTGATGTTGTTGTTATGATGGATGTCATTGAGCATCTTCAAGAACCCAGAAAGCAACTTGAACAGATAAAAAAAATACTTAAAAAAGATGGGATTCTCTATATTAGCACTCCGGACATTTCTAGTTTTGCGAGTCGAATTTTAAGAGCTAAATGGTGGGGAATTAACAGAGCACATCTTGTTTATTTCTCGAAAGAAACATTTCAAAAAATGTTGACATTATGTGGGTTTAAAATAAGCCGTTATTATTCTCATGTGAGAATTTTTTCTTTTTCCTATTGGGCGAAAAGAATTAGTCAGTATGATATGCCAGGGATTTTAAAAATATTTAATTTTATTTCTAAAAAAAGTAGTTTTGGGAAAATAAAGATAAAAATAAATCTACACGATCAAATTGAAGCGGTGGCTTTTAAAAAATAA